The Columba livia isolate bColLiv1 breed racing homer chromosome 2, bColLiv1.pat.W.v2, whole genome shotgun sequence genome includes the window GAGCAGGGGCAATGGGAGAGAGTCTCGTGCCATTTGGACTAATAATGGGAGCCTTTGTGCTCTGCACAACTGGCTGGGGCACCACAAACATAACAGCACCTTTGGGAACCTGGGTGCCCATGAAGACCATGGGCTGACAGATAGCCGGCTGCGGGCTTGGCGTGGTGCTGGGCACTACGGTCGTCACAACATTGTTGTTTGCAGGCAGCGGGACCATCTGGCAAATCACTGGCACGGGGGGGGCTCCGCTGCGTGGGACAGGGCACGGCGGTGCCACCGGCACCAGCTGCTGCGCCGAGCCAGAGACAGGCTGGGGCCTGCTGACCGATGGCTTTGTCCAGGGCACCGGGCtggcagctgcttctgcagttcttccttctgctgccagcagctcaCTGCTCCCATCGCTGGCTCCGCTGCTCTCCACCGACTGCTCTGCTTCGGCATCTTGTTTACTGTTTGTTTCCCTCAAAACACTGTCCTGGTATTTCAGCAGGCTGGCTGCTCTCACCGGGCAGGTTTGGCGATTACAAAGCTGGGCATCAGCCGTGTGGCGGATCACACTCGTCGCTCGAGCCTTTGGAGGCCTCTCCACCTCCCTGCACGGGGCAGCAAGAGGCGCTTTGGCTGCCTCTGACAGTGATTTGCCGGGGGCTGCGGCGGGTGTCCCTGGACCGACCACCTGCGACACCTCCAAGTCAGATGGGCTGTACGGGGGGGTCAGGCACTGCGCGGGGAGAGAGACACAGTGAGAGGGGCACGTTACCCACACATTGCCACACTAATTCCTGAAAACAAGCACGCACACATACACAAACTCAAAAACTTACAAATGCTGGTATCGTATTAAAGTCTGCTGCTCCAGGAAGCAAAGACTCGTCACTCTCTTCTGACACATCAGACGCTGGAGTTATAGGTCtcatttctgcctgttttttgaAGTCTGATTTCCAGTTGCAACTCATAGAAATAAGGGCTTCCACAGCCTCATAATCACTTTTTTCAGGTGTATTGTTCCAGAAATATCGAGTATCTCTCTGTTTCTCAGTCATAAtctccatttcttcctcctgtttcagtcagaggaaaaaaggaaactttaaaCCTGATGCTAACTTTGAATACCTTGCATTTAGTTAGAAGTCAtcctaaaaaccaaacaaagcaatTTGCACAAGTTAAATATGCTCAGTCACGTGGGAGGTATGCCTGTATTTTCCTGCCCTCCTCCTTCtttgtataatatttttatgaagttGTTGGTGGGGAAATTTGGCCATCTGGTGAAGATTATATATTTTCATGAGACAAAAGAACTCCCCCCCAAATCTTAAGCAACGGTTTAAATTATTCCATATTGCAAGTGTTGTGTCTGCAAGCTCAACAAAACACTCCACAAAAACCCCAGAActtcctcctccatcccaccatCCTTCCAGCTTTGCTTATTTTTGACACATGAGAAAGGACCATATTGGGACTGAggaacattttc containing:
- the KLF10 gene encoding Krueppel-like factor 10 isoform X1; the encoded protein is MEIMTEKQRDTRYFWNNTPEKSDYEAVEALISMSCNWKSDFKKQAEMRPITPASDVSEESDESLLPGAADFNTIPAFCLTPPYSPSDLEVSQVVGPGTPAAAPGKSLSEAAKAPLAAPCREVERPPKARATSVIRHTADAQLCNRQTCPVRAASLLKYQDSVLRETNSKQDAEAEQSVESSGASDGSSELLAAEGRTAEAAASPVPWTKPSVSRPQPVSGSAQQLVPVAPPCPVPRSGAPPVPVICQMVPLPANNNVVTTVVPSTTPSPQPAICQPMVFMGTQVPKGAVMFVVPQPVVQSTKAPIISPNGTRLSPIAPAPGFVPSAAKNTPPVDSSRIRSHICSYPGCGKTYFKSSHLKAHVRTHTGEKPFSCSWKGCERRFARSDELSRHRRTHTGEKKFACPMCERRFMRSDHLTKHVRRHLSAKKLPNWQMEVSKLNDIAVPQTSATTQ
- the KLF10 gene encoding Krueppel-like factor 10 isoform X2, with amino-acid sequence MGSGEQKEENKGAGGERRRRGVPGGGAEEEMEIMTEKQRDTRYFWNNTPEKSDYEAVEALISMSCNWKSDFKKQAEMRPITPASDVSEESDESLLPGAADFNTIPAFCLTPPYSPSDLEVSQVVGPGTPAAAPGKSLSEAAKAPLAAPCREVERPPKARATSVIRHTADAQLCNRQTCPVRAASLLKYQDSVLRETNSKQDAEAEQSVESSGASDGSSELLAAEGRTAEAAASPVPWTKPSVSRPQPVSGSAQQLVPVAPPCPVPRSGAPPVPVICQMVPLPANNNVVTTVVPSTTPSPQPAICQPMVFMGTQVPKGAVMFVVPQPVVQSTKAPIISPNGTRLSPIAPAPGFVPSAAKNTPPVDSSRIRSHICSYPGCGKTYFKSSHLKAHVRTHTGEKPFSCSWKGCERRFARSDELSRHRRTHTGEKKFACPMCERRFMRSDHLTKHVRRHLSAKKLPNWQMEVSKLNDIAVPQTSATTQ